From one Pseudomonas fluorescens genomic stretch:
- a CDS encoding monovalent cation:proton antiporter family protein: MFANLLIILASSLVVIAVFRRLRLPPVLGYLCVGLFVGPTALDWVNESEELPDLAEMGVVFLLFSLGLEFSLSKMLALRKVVFGLGSLQVICTSILLAGLLVLLGMQSNVALMLGAGLALSSTAIVSKELTSLGEIFSSHGQNAIGVLLFQDVVAVLLLTLVPVFAGQGGQAWYWALPLTLGKTVILFFGLLLASRWLLPRLFHEVASSHSAELFVLLALVIVLLTAWLTHLLGLSPALGAFLAGMLLGESNYRHQIEADIRPFRDILLGLFFVSIGMLIDLQLFATHGWQLLALTLALLLIKGCVVAALVRVRGSDAETAWRSGLALAQGGEFCFALMAQMQQSRLLPEELGNLLLAATFCSMLVTPLLLRAAPAIAARLHRKPNQEIHLEEIEAQSASMHGHVLICGYGRVGQSIGRFLRREDIPFIALDDDPVRVQEAAAGESCVHYGDSRRGELLSAIGLERARLLVIAVDKTDIALSVLKAARERHAHLQILVRTRDDSQREELRAAGATAVVPELLESSLMLASHALVMLGLPQEQVQQRVDEVRKSRYRLLHAFYHGAQTSPVDSEGLPKAMMHAVNLGAEAYACGRPLSELGLEQLGVELQAVQRQGEELNVDTGTCLHAGDAVLVSGPLSAVEACEARLLAGR; the protein is encoded by the coding sequence GTGTTTGCCAACCTGTTGATCATCCTGGCCTCATCGCTGGTCGTCATTGCCGTGTTCCGGCGGCTGAGATTGCCGCCCGTTCTCGGCTACCTGTGCGTGGGCCTGTTCGTCGGGCCCACGGCATTGGACTGGGTCAATGAGAGCGAGGAGTTACCGGACCTTGCCGAAATGGGCGTGGTCTTTTTGTTGTTTTCCCTGGGGCTGGAGTTCTCCCTGTCGAAAATGCTTGCCTTGCGCAAGGTGGTGTTTGGCCTGGGCAGCCTGCAGGTGATCTGCACCAGCATCCTCCTCGCCGGGCTGCTGGTTCTGCTCGGTATGCAGTCCAACGTGGCGTTGATGCTGGGCGCGGGCCTGGCGCTGTCGTCGACGGCGATCGTCAGCAAGGAGCTGACCAGCCTCGGTGAAATCTTCAGCAGTCATGGCCAAAATGCCATCGGCGTACTGCTGTTCCAGGACGTGGTGGCCGTGTTGCTGCTGACCCTGGTACCGGTGTTTGCCGGACAGGGCGGCCAAGCCTGGTACTGGGCCTTGCCGCTGACCCTGGGCAAGACCGTGATCCTCTTCTTCGGCCTGCTGCTGGCCAGCCGCTGGCTGCTGCCGCGCCTGTTCCATGAGGTGGCCAGCTCGCACTCGGCTGAGCTGTTCGTCTTGCTGGCCCTGGTGATCGTCCTGCTGACCGCCTGGCTGACCCACCTGCTGGGCCTGTCCCCGGCCCTGGGCGCCTTCCTTGCCGGCATGTTGCTGGGTGAAAGCAACTACCGGCATCAGATCGAAGCCGATATCCGTCCGTTCCGCGACATCCTGCTAGGGCTGTTCTTCGTCAGTATCGGCATGCTCATCGACCTGCAGCTGTTCGCCACCCATGGCTGGCAGCTCCTCGCCCTGACCCTCGCCCTGCTGCTGATCAAAGGCTGTGTGGTGGCTGCCTTGGTGCGGGTGCGCGGCAGTGATGCCGAGACCGCCTGGCGCAGCGGCCTGGCCCTGGCCCAAGGCGGTGAGTTCTGTTTCGCCTTGATGGCGCAGATGCAACAGAGCCGCCTGCTGCCAGAAGAGCTGGGCAACCTGCTGCTGGCCGCGACCTTCTGCTCGATGCTGGTCACCCCCCTGCTGCTACGTGCGGCCCCGGCGATCGCCGCACGCCTGCACCGCAAACCCAACCAGGAAATTCATCTGGAAGAGATCGAAGCGCAAAGCGCCTCGATGCACGGCCACGTGCTGATCTGCGGCTATGGTCGGGTCGGCCAGTCAATCGGGCGCTTCCTGCGCCGTGAGGATATTCCCTTCATTGCCCTGGATGACGACCCGGTGCGGGTCCAGGAAGCCGCCGCTGGCGAAAGCTGCGTGCACTATGGCGACTCGCGCCGCGGTGAACTGCTCAGCGCCATCGGCCTTGAGCGGGCGCGGTTGCTGGTGATCGCCGTGGACAAGACTGATATTGCCCTGAGCGTGCTCAAGGCCGCGCGCGAGCGTCATGCCCACCTGCAGATTCTGGTACGCACCCGCGACGACAGCCAGCGCGAAGAACTGCGCGCTGCAGGCGCCACGGCGGTGGTGCCGGAGCTGCTGGAGTCGAGCCTGATGCTGGCCTCCCATGCCCTGGTCATGCTCGGCCTGCCGCAAGAGCAGGTGCAGCAACGGGTCGATGAAGTGCGCAAGAGCCGTTACCGCTTGCTGCATGCCTTCTACCATGGTGCCCAGACCAGCCCGGTCGACAGCGAGGGCCTGCCCAAGGCAATGATGCACGCGGTCAACCTCGGCGCCGAAGCCTATGCCTGCGGCCGCCCCTTGAGCGAACTGGGCCTGGAGCAGTTGGGCGTTGAACTGCAGGCGGTACAACGCCAGGGCGAAGAGCTGAATGTGGACACCGGCACCTGCCTGCACGCTGGCGATGCGGTACTGGTCAGCGGCCCGCTGAGCGCCGTGGAAGCCTGTGAGGCACGCTTGCTCGCCGGGCGCTGA
- a CDS encoding glutaredoxin family protein, whose product MPPECQLFGTLGCHLCEVAEALLMPFVEHGLLVELVDIAEHEGMIDTYGLLIPVLRRCDTGAELRWPFDAEQVVTFLG is encoded by the coding sequence ATGCCTCCTGAATGCCAATTGTTCGGCACCCTGGGCTGTCACCTGTGTGAAGTGGCCGAGGCGCTGCTGATGCCATTTGTCGAGCATGGCCTGTTGGTCGAACTGGTCGATATCGCCGAGCACGAGGGCATGATCGACACCTATGGTCTGCTCATTCCAGTGTTGCGCCGTTGCGATACAGGGGCCGAGTTGCGCTGGCCCTTCGATGCCGAGCAGGTCGTGACGTTCCTGGGTTGA
- a CDS encoding D-Ala-D-Ala carboxypeptidase family metallohydrolase produces MYLTEHFTLEEMTVSETAARRGIDNQPDTRVLGNLRWLCATLEQVRELVGAPVLVSSGFRSMELNEEIGGSPGSAHTEGLAVDFNVPGLTPAALAQRLADSDLVFDQLILEYDQWVHLSVARGQPRRQLLTVRKGTGYLPGLV; encoded by the coding sequence ATGTACCTGACCGAACACTTCACCCTCGAAGAAATGACCGTCTCGGAGACCGCGGCTCGTCGGGGCATCGATAACCAGCCCGATACCCGCGTCCTGGGCAATCTGCGCTGGTTGTGCGCGACGCTGGAGCAGGTGCGCGAGCTGGTCGGCGCACCGGTGCTGGTCAGCAGCGGCTTTCGCTCGATGGAGCTGAATGAGGAAATTGGCGGTTCCCCCGGCAGTGCGCATACCGAGGGCCTGGCGGTTGACTTCAATGTCCCCGGGCTGACGCCGGCCGCGCTGGCGCAACGGCTGGCAGACAGCGACCTGGTGTTCGACCAGTTGATTCTTGAGTACGACCAATGGGTGCACCTGAGCGTTGCCCGGGGGCAACCGCGCCGTCAATTGCTGACGGTGCGCAAAGGGACTGGCTATCTCCCGGGTCTGGTCTGA
- a CDS encoding pseudouridine synthase codes for MATPPFDPAQHQASTVCLPPGNWATVVDCLSEHFKAIGREQWLDRIARGRVLDAQGAPISATLAYRPGLRIHYFREVPNEKPIPVEETILHIDEHLVVADKPHFLPVTPTGEYVEQTLLRRLIRRLDNPNLVPLHRIDRHTAGLVLFSANPQSRSAYQSLFPNRQIDKRYQAIARALPEREFPLVHKSRLVNGEPFFRMQEVEGVSNSETLAQVLEKNGELWRYGLSPVTGKTHQLRVHMTALGASICNDPFYPNIVQGPDDYSKPLKLLAQSLRFKDPLNAEERYFESRLTLDW; via the coding sequence ATGGCCACGCCTCCTTTCGATCCGGCTCAGCATCAAGCCAGTACTGTCTGCCTGCCGCCTGGCAACTGGGCGACAGTCGTCGATTGCCTGAGCGAGCACTTCAAGGCCATCGGCCGCGAGCAGTGGCTCGATCGCATCGCCCGCGGTCGGGTACTCGATGCCCAGGGCGCGCCGATCAGCGCTACGCTTGCCTACCGCCCGGGCTTGCGCATCCATTATTTTCGCGAAGTGCCGAACGAAAAGCCGATTCCGGTCGAAGAAACCATCCTGCACATCGATGAGCACCTGGTGGTGGCCGATAAGCCGCATTTCCTGCCGGTCACCCCAACGGGCGAGTATGTCGAACAGACTTTGCTGCGCCGGTTGATCCGCCGTCTCGACAACCCCAACCTGGTGCCCTTGCACCGTATCGACCGGCACACTGCCGGGCTGGTGCTGTTCTCGGCCAACCCCCAGAGCCGCTCGGCCTACCAGTCGTTGTTCCCCAACCGGCAGATCGACAAGCGCTACCAGGCTATCGCCCGCGCCTTGCCCGAGCGTGAGTTTCCACTGGTGCACAAGAGCCGTCTGGTCAACGGCGAGCCGTTCTTTCGCATGCAGGAAGTGGAGGGGGTGAGCAACAGCGAAACCCTGGCCCAGGTGCTGGAGAAAAACGGCGAGCTGTGGCGCTACGGGCTCTCGCCGGTAACCGGCAAGACACACCAGTTGCGCGTGCACATGACTGCCCTGGGTGCGAGTATCTGCAACGATCCGTTCTATCCGAATATCGTCCAGGGGCCGGACGACTACAGCAAGCCTTTGAAACTGCTGGCGCAAAGCCTTCGTTTCAAGGACCCGTTGAACGCTGAAGAACGTTATTTCGAAAGCCGGCTGACGCTCGACTGGTAA
- a CDS encoding methyl-accepting chemotaxis protein yields the protein MRNNQPITQRERTFPAQQRLISTTDAKGVITYCNDAFVEISGFSREELMRAPHNLVRHPDVPPAVFAHMWTTLKQGLPWMGIVKNRCKSGDHYWVNAYVTPVFENNQVVGFESVRVKPTAEQVRRAEALYQRINQGKPAIPRRDKWLPVMQDWLPFILVSQIGFLIGNWLGHSWGFALAAGLSVPLGLLGLSWQQRGLKRLLRLAEQTTSDPLIAQMYTDSRGVQARLEMAMLSQDARMKTCLTRLQDTAEHLNEQARQSDTLAHNSSSGLERQRVETEQVAAAVNQMAATTQEVANHVQRTADATQEANRLTGRGRDIAGETREAIQRLSAAVGETGLTVTQLARDSDEIGGVVDVIKGIADQTNLLALNAAIEAARAGEMGRGFAVVADEVRQLAQRTAESTGQIHGLIAKLQQTANSAVQTMESGHRQAEEGVARVMEADQALVGISEAVANITDMATQIAAATEEQTAVADEISRNISTIAQLADQTSEQAQHSALLSEELTRTATSQYSLVERFNR from the coding sequence ATGCGTAACAACCAGCCGATTACCCAGCGCGAACGGACTTTCCCAGCTCAGCAACGATTGATTTCGACCACTGATGCCAAGGGCGTTATCACTTACTGCAACGACGCCTTCGTCGAAATCAGCGGCTTCTCTCGCGAGGAGCTGATGCGCGCACCGCACAACCTGGTTCGTCACCCGGATGTGCCGCCTGCCGTTTTTGCGCATATGTGGACTACGCTCAAGCAAGGCCTGCCCTGGATGGGCATCGTCAAGAACCGCTGCAAATCGGGTGACCATTACTGGGTCAACGCCTATGTCACGCCGGTGTTCGAGAACAATCAGGTCGTGGGCTTCGAATCGGTACGGGTCAAGCCCACCGCCGAGCAGGTCCGCCGCGCCGAAGCACTGTACCAGCGCATCAACCAGGGCAAGCCGGCCATCCCGCGCCGCGACAAGTGGCTGCCGGTGATGCAGGACTGGTTGCCGTTCATTCTCGTCAGCCAGATCGGCTTTCTGATCGGCAACTGGCTCGGCCACTCCTGGGGTTTTGCCCTGGCCGCCGGCCTCTCGGTACCGCTCGGCCTGCTCGGTCTGAGCTGGCAGCAACGCGGCCTCAAGCGCCTGCTGCGCCTGGCCGAACAGACCACCTCCGACCCGCTGATCGCGCAGATGTACACCGACAGCCGCGGCGTGCAGGCGCGCCTGGAAATGGCCATGCTCAGCCAGGACGCGCGGATGAAAACCTGCCTGACCCGCCTGCAGGACACCGCCGAACACCTTAACGAACAGGCGCGCCAATCCGACACCCTGGCTCACAACAGCTCCTCGGGGCTTGAGCGCCAGCGGGTCGAGACCGAACAGGTCGCCGCCGCCGTCAACCAGATGGCCGCCACCACCCAGGAAGTGGCCAACCACGTACAGCGCACCGCCGATGCCACCCAGGAAGCCAATCGCCTGACCGGGCGCGGCCGTGACATCGCCGGGGAAACCCGCGAAGCCATCCAGCGCCTGTCGGCTGCCGTCGGCGAAACCGGCCTGACCGTGACCCAGCTGGCCCGCGACAGCGACGAAATCGGCGGGGTGGTCGATGTGATCAAGGGCATTGCCGACCAGACCAACCTGCTGGCCCTGAACGCGGCCATCGAAGCGGCCCGGGCCGGTGAGATGGGTCGCGGCTTTGCCGTGGTGGCCGACGAGGTGCGCCAGCTGGCGCAACGCACTGCTGAGTCCACCGGGCAGATCCACGGCCTGATCGCCAAGCTGCAACAAACCGCCAACAGCGCCGTGCAGACCATGGAAAGCGGCCATCGCCAGGCAGAAGAAGGCGTGGCGCGGGTGATGGAAGCAGACCAGGCATTGGTGGGTATCAGTGAAGCGGTGGCCAACATCACCGACATGGCTACGCAGATTGCCGCCGCTACCGAAGAGCAGACTGCGGTTGCCGACGAAATCAGCCGCAATATCAGCACCATCGCCCAATTGGCCGACCAGACCTCGGAACAGGCCCAGCATTCGGCGCTGCTCAGCGAAGAGCTGACCCGCACCGCCACCAGCCAGTACTCGCTGGTGGAGCGCTTCAACCGCTAA
- a CDS encoding CPBP family intramembrane glutamic endopeptidase, with protein MLAPQWIGLALLGLGYIFALFKGNLGLLALPSLIALLCAGLLVRRASLWQKLVGHALFVVLAFGLALHMLPGFSGAKVIDKVRFSSDALPFSMYLNLDKPLIGFWLLLACPWVLALKNKRPLASLAWTLPLVIALCLGGAWLLGMIAWAPKWPEQAWIWAMNNLLLVCLTEELLFRGYLQGGLQRLLKNQNLALLLAAALFGLAHLGAGWQWVLLAGLAGICYGLAYRYGGLFAAVLCHFGLNLAHFAGFSYPMLAPL; from the coding sequence ATGCTTGCTCCGCAATGGATCGGCCTGGCGCTGCTCGGCCTCGGTTATATCTTCGCCCTGTTCAAAGGCAATCTCGGCCTGTTGGCCCTGCCCAGCCTGATTGCCCTGCTTTGCGCCGGCTTGCTGGTACGCCGCGCCAGCCTGTGGCAGAAGCTGGTCGGCCATGCCCTGTTCGTGGTCCTGGCCTTCGGCCTGGCCCTGCATATGCTGCCAGGCTTCAGCGGCGCCAAGGTCATCGACAAGGTGCGCTTTAGCAGCGACGCCCTGCCCTTTTCCATGTACCTGAACCTCGACAAGCCGCTGATTGGCTTCTGGCTGCTGCTGGCTTGCCCCTGGGTGCTGGCCTTGAAAAACAAGCGCCCACTGGCAAGCCTGGCCTGGACCCTGCCGCTGGTGATCGCACTATGCCTGGGTGGCGCCTGGCTGCTGGGGATGATCGCCTGGGCGCCGAAGTGGCCTGAACAGGCCTGGATCTGGGCCATGAACAACCTGCTGCTGGTGTGCCTGACCGAAGAGCTGCTGTTTCGCGGCTACCTCCAGGGCGGCCTGCAACGTTTGTTGAAGAACCAGAACCTGGCGCTGCTGCTGGCCGCCGCGTTGTTCGGCCTGGCCCACCTGGGCGCTGGCTGGCAATGGGTGCTGCTGGCCGGACTTGCCGGTATCTGCTATGGCCTGGCTTATCGATATGGCGGACTTTTCGCCGCTGTGCTGTGCCATTTCGGCCTGAACCTGGCGCACTTTGCCGGGTTCAGTTACCCAATGCTGGCACCGTTGTGA
- the acnA gene encoding aconitate hydratase AcnA has protein sequence MPSLDSLKTLKTLTVDDRLYHYYSLPDAAHSLGDLQRLPMSLKVLLENLLRWEDGKTVTSGDLSALANWLKERRSDREIQYRPARVLMQDFTGVPAVVDLAAMRAAMAKAGGDPQRINPLSPVDLVIDHSVMVDRYASQQAFAQNVDIEMQRNGERYAFLRWGQNAFDNFSVVPPGTGICHQVNLEYLGRTVWTREEDGRTYAFPDTLVGTDSHTTMINGLGVLGWGVGGIEAEAAMLGQPVSMLIPEVIGFKLTGKLREGITATDLVLTVTQMLRKKGVVGKFVEFYGDGLADLPLADRATIANMAPEYGATCGFFPVDQITLDYLRLSGRPQATVKLVEAYCKAQGLWRLPGQEPVFTDALALDMNEVEASMAGPKRPQDRVALGNVSQAFDDFVGLQLKPSSKEEGRLESEGGGGVAVGNADQAGEVSYEHQGQQYQLRNGAVVIAAITSCTNTSNPSVMMAAGLVAKKAVEKGLQRKPWVKSSLAPGSKVVTDYYKAAGLTQYLDALGFDLVGYGCTTCIGNSGPLDEAIEKAITSADLTVASVLSGNRNFEGRVHPLVKTNWLASPPLVVAYALAGSVRVDISREPLGIGKDGQPVYLRDIWPSQKEIADAVASVDTAMFHKEYAEVFAGDAQWQAIEVPQAATYVWQDDSTYIQHPPFFDDITGPLPVIEDIHGARVLALLGDSVTTDHISPAGNIKADSPAGRYLREKGVEPRDFNSYGSRRGNHEVMMRGTFANIRIRNEMLGGEEGGNTLYVPTGEKMAIYDAAMRYQADHTPLVVIAGQEYGTGSSRDWAAKGTNLLGVKAVLAESFERIHRSNLVGMGVLPLQFKTGQNRKSLALDGRERIDILGLSHAQVQPHMTLTLKITREDGRQEQIEVLCRIDTLNEVEYFKAGGILHYVLRQLIAA, from the coding sequence ATGCCCTCGCTCGATAGCCTGAAAACCCTCAAGACCCTGACGGTCGATGATCGTCTCTACCACTATTACAGCCTGCCCGACGCCGCCCATAGCCTCGGCGACCTGCAGCGCCTGCCGATGTCGCTCAAAGTGCTGCTGGAAAACCTGCTGCGCTGGGAAGACGGCAAAACCGTCACCAGCGGCGACCTCTCGGCACTGGCCAACTGGCTCAAGGAGCGGCGTTCCGACCGCGAGATCCAGTATCGCCCGGCGCGGGTACTGATGCAGGACTTCACCGGCGTTCCGGCGGTGGTCGACCTCGCCGCCATGCGCGCGGCCATGGCCAAGGCCGGCGGCGACCCGCAGCGGATCAACCCGCTGTCGCCGGTGGACCTGGTCATCGACCACTCGGTGATGGTCGACCGCTACGCCAGCCAGCAGGCCTTCGCCCAGAACGTCGACATCGAAATGCAGCGCAACGGCGAACGCTACGCCTTCCTGCGCTGGGGCCAGAACGCCTTCGACAACTTCAGCGTGGTACCGCCGGGCACCGGTATCTGCCACCAGGTCAACCTCGAGTACCTGGGCCGCACGGTCTGGACCCGTGAAGAAGACGGGCGCACCTATGCCTTCCCCGACACCCTGGTCGGCACCGACTCGCACACCACCATGATCAACGGCCTGGGTGTGCTGGGCTGGGGCGTGGGCGGCATCGAGGCCGAGGCGGCGATGCTCGGCCAGCCAGTGTCGATGCTGATTCCGGAAGTAATTGGCTTCAAGCTGACCGGCAAGCTGCGCGAAGGCATCACCGCCACCGACCTGGTGCTGACCGTGACGCAGATGCTGCGCAAGAAAGGCGTGGTCGGCAAATTCGTCGAGTTCTACGGCGACGGCCTGGCCGACCTGCCCCTGGCGGACCGCGCCACCATTGCCAACATGGCGCCAGAGTACGGCGCTACCTGCGGCTTCTTCCCGGTCGACCAGATCACCCTCGATTACCTGCGCCTGTCGGGCCGCCCGCAAGCCACGGTGAAACTGGTCGAGGCCTACTGCAAAGCCCAGGGCCTGTGGCGCCTGCCCGGCCAGGAGCCGGTGTTCACCGACGCCCTGGCGCTGGACATGAACGAAGTCGAAGCGAGCATGGCCGGGCCCAAGCGCCCGCAAGACCGCGTAGCCCTGGGCAATGTCAGCCAGGCCTTCGATGACTTCGTCGGCCTGCAACTCAAGCCATCGAGCAAGGAAGAAGGCCGCCTGGAAAGCGAAGGCGGTGGCGGCGTGGCGGTGGGCAATGCCGACCAGGCCGGCGAAGTCAGCTATGAACACCAAGGCCAGCAATACCAGCTCAGAAACGGCGCAGTGGTGATCGCGGCGATCACCTCCTGCACCAACACCTCCAACCCCAGCGTGATGATGGCGGCCGGGCTGGTGGCAAAAAAAGCGGTGGAAAAAGGCCTGCAGCGCAAACCCTGGGTCAAGAGCTCCCTGGCGCCCGGCTCCAAGGTGGTCACCGACTACTACAAGGCCGCTGGCCTGACCCAATACCTCGATGCCCTGGGCTTCGACCTGGTCGGCTACGGCTGCACCACCTGCATCGGCAACTCCGGCCCGCTGGACGAGGCCATCGAGAAAGCCATCACCAGCGCCGACCTTACTGTCGCCTCGGTACTGTCGGGTAACCGCAACTTCGAGGGTCGCGTGCACCCGCTGGTGAAAACCAACTGGCTGGCCTCACCGCCGCTGGTGGTCGCCTACGCCCTGGCCGGCAGCGTACGCGTCGACATCAGCCGCGAACCGCTCGGCATCGGCAAGGATGGCCAACCGGTGTACCTGCGCGACATCTGGCCCAGCCAGAAGGAAATCGCCGACGCCGTGGCCAGCGTCGATACCGCGATGTTCCACAAGGAGTACGCCGAGGTGTTCGCCGGCGACGCCCAGTGGCAAGCCATCGAGGTACCGCAGGCGGCCACTTATGTCTGGCAGGACGATTCCACCTACATCCAGCATCCGCCCTTCTTCGACGACATTACCGGGCCGCTGCCGGTGATCGAGGATATCCACGGCGCCCGGGTCCTGGCCCTGCTGGGCGACTCGGTGACCACTGACCACATATCCCCAGCCGGCAACATCAAGGCCGACAGCCCGGCCGGACGTTACCTGCGGGAAAAAGGCGTGGAACCGCGCGACTTCAACTCCTACGGCTCACGCCGTGGCAACCATGAAGTGATGATGCGCGGCACTTTCGCCAACATCCGCATCCGCAACGAAATGCTCGGCGGCGAAGAAGGTGGCAATACCCTCTATGTGCCCACCGGCGAGAAGATGGCGATCTACGACGCGGCCATGCGCTACCAGGCCGACCACACACCACTGGTAGTGATTGCCGGGCAGGAATACGGCACCGGTTCCAGCCGCGACTGGGCCGCCAAGGGCACCAACCTGTTGGGGGTCAAGGCGGTGCTGGCGGAGAGCTTCGAACGTATCCACCGCTCCAACCTGGTGGGCATGGGCGTGCTGCCACTGCAATTCAAAACCGGGCAGAACCGCAAGAGCCTGGCCCTGGACGGTCGCGAGCGCATCGACATTCTTGGCCTGAGCCACGCCCAGGTGCAGCCGCACATGACCCTGACCCTGAAAATCACCCGTGAGGATGGTCGCCAGGAACAGATCGAGGTGCTGTGCCGAATCGACACCCTCAATGAAGTGGAGTACTTCAAGGCGGGGGGTATCCTGCACTATGTGCTGCGGCAATTGATCGCAGCCTGA
- the rlmM gene encoding 23S rRNA (cytidine(2498)-2'-O)-methyltransferase RlmM: MNTLFMHCRPGFESEVCAEIAEHAARLNVAGYAKAKPQSACAEFICNDAEGAEQMMCELRFAQLIFPRQWARGAFIELPETDRISVLLEALADYPQCGSLWLEVMDTNDGKELSTFCRKFEVPLRKALSKAGRLVEDPSKPRLLLTFVSGRRVFVGLAAADNSAMWPMGIPRLKFPREAPSRSTLKLEEAWHHFIPRDQWDARLSDDMTGVDLGAAPGGWTYQLVKRGMLVTAIDNGPMAESLMDTGLVQHLMADGFTYKPKQIVDWMVCDIVEKPARSAALLETWLGEGLCREAVVNLKLPMKQRYAEVRRLLERIEEGFKARKVKVSIGCKQLYHDREEVTCHLRRLDLKPR, translated from the coding sequence ATGAATACCCTGTTTATGCATTGCCGGCCCGGTTTCGAAAGTGAAGTCTGTGCCGAAATCGCCGAGCATGCCGCGCGCCTGAACGTCGCCGGCTACGCCAAGGCCAAGCCGCAGAGCGCCTGCGCCGAATTCATCTGCAATGACGCCGAAGGTGCCGAGCAGATGATGTGCGAGCTGCGTTTTGCCCAGCTGATCTTCCCCCGGCAATGGGCCCGCGGCGCGTTCATCGAACTGCCGGAAACCGACCGCATCAGCGTGCTACTCGAAGCGCTGGCGGACTATCCGCAATGCGGCAGCCTGTGGCTGGAGGTGATGGACACCAACGACGGCAAGGAGCTTTCGACCTTCTGCCGCAAGTTCGAAGTGCCGCTGCGCAAGGCCCTGAGCAAGGCCGGGCGCCTGGTTGAAGACCCGAGCAAGCCACGTTTGCTGCTGACCTTCGTCAGTGGCCGGCGGGTGTTTGTCGGCCTGGCGGCGGCAGATAATTCGGCAATGTGGCCAATGGGCATCCCGCGCCTGAAGTTCCCCCGTGAAGCACCGAGTCGTTCGACCCTGAAGCTGGAAGAGGCCTGGCACCACTTCATCCCTCGTGACCAATGGGATGCGCGGTTGTCCGATGACATGACCGGGGTTGACCTCGGCGCGGCGCCAGGCGGCTGGACCTATCAGCTGGTCAAGCGCGGCATGCTGGTAACGGCCATCGACAACGGGCCGATGGCCGAAAGCCTGATGGACACCGGCCTGGTACAGCACCTGATGGCTGACGGTTTTACCTACAAGCCCAAGCAGATTGTGGACTGGATGGTCTGCGACATCGTCGAGAAGCCGGCGCGCAGTGCCGCCTTGCTGGAAACCTGGCTGGGCGAGGGCCTGTGCCGGGAAGCGGTGGTCAACCTCAAGCTGCCGATGAAGCAGCGCTATGCCGAGGTGCGGCGCTTGCTTGAGCGCATCGAGGAAGGCTTCAAGGCGCGCAAGGTCAAGGTGTCGATCGGTTGCAAGCAGCTGTATCACGACCGTGAAGAAGTGACCTGCCACCTGCGCCGCCTGGATCTGAAACCGCGTTGA
- the tusA gene encoding sulfurtransferase TusA: MTDLTPDATLDATGLNCPEPVMMLHQHIRDLAPGGLLKVIATDPSTRRDIPKFCVFLDHQLVQQQEEAGTYLYWIRKKLD; the protein is encoded by the coding sequence ATGACTGACCTCACCCCCGACGCCACCCTCGACGCCACCGGCCTGAACTGCCCGGAGCCGGTGATGATGCTGCACCAGCACATTCGCGACCTGGCCCCCGGCGGCCTGCTCAAGGTGATCGCCACCGATCCCTCGACCCGTCGCGATATCCCCAAGTTCTGCGTGTTCCTCGACCACCAGCTGGTCCAGCAGCAGGAAGAGGCGGGCACTTACCTGTACTGGATCCGCAAGAAGCTCGACTAG